One Aphidius gifuensis isolate YNYX2018 linkage group LG5, ASM1490517v1, whole genome shotgun sequence genomic region harbors:
- the LOC122858246 gene encoding coiled-coil domain-containing protein 124 has translation MPKKFVGENSKAVVARARKAAAKEAETTKKNQAAEDKAWQDDDKQLLKKKQKQEEMERKRLQQLEKKAESKALLEKELASIKVGGKQLASKVTRAEINAITEKRNQIAMKTKEVEKPIEENLNRVVLDGDTAHGIDEALSVLSTKDVEIDRHPEKRVKAAYLSFEERMMPIIKEQNPTLRLSQLKQVLKKEWMKSPENPLNQRLLNN, from the exons ATGCCGAAAAAATTTGTAGGAGAAAATAGCAAGGCAGTTGTTGCCAGAGCTAGAAAAGCTGCTGCTAAAGAGGCAgaaacaactaaaaaaaatcaagctgCTGAAGATAAAGCCTGGCAAGATGATGACAAacaattacttaaaaaaaaacaaaaacag gAAGAAATGGAACGAAAACGACTtcaacaattagaaaaaaaagctgaatCAAAAGCTCTATTAGAAAAAGAATTGGCATCAATTAAAGTTGGTGGTAAACAATTAGCATCTAAAGTAACAAGAGCTGAAATAAATGCAATTACTGAAAAACGTAATCAAATTGCCATGAAAACAAAAGAAGTTGAAAAAccaattgaagaaaatttaaatcgtGTTGTTTTGGATGGTGATACTGCACATGGTATTGATGAAGCTCTCTCAGTACTcag caCAAAAGATGTAGAGATTGATCGTCATCCAGAAAAACGTGTTAAGGCAGCTTACCTAAGTTTTGAAGAACGAATGATGCCAATAATTAAAGAACAAAATCCAACACTACGACTCAGTCAATTgaaacaagttttaaaaaaagaatggaTGAAATCACCAGAAAATCCACTTAATCAAAGGctgttaaataattga
- the LOC122858244 gene encoding uncharacterized protein LOC122858244: MESSIIVIIVLIYLTTLTFASNDIDQSLDNKNIANNEEQKVLLDCQHLDYRTYIKCLKRQKRHHAHGHWDHHNSTGGPKTCYEDCGVDLCTSTQCVHDCHTRCMKKTKETRIVQYETDCSDDNNGNCHSKKDDNYYQAPPNITTNIDVNNIIHNHMPNDRDSENNNKEGSKNYTDSRPPVNSPGYPGTPGFPGGPGLTPGPPGLSGLPGGYGLNIIPQIQLVPQLTFGLGLGPIGGCLTNLNWPCVQQPTAVDCSQCNNPFYRPRCEISCWNQGNYSQDSGRRY; the protein is encoded by the exons ATGGAGTCAAGtatcattgtcatcatcgTGTTAATTTATCTTACAACATTAACATTTGCATCAAATGATATTGATCAATCattagacaataaaaatatagcaaaTAATGAAGAACAAAAAGTATTACTTGATTGCCAACATCTTGATTATCGAACGTATATTAAATGCCTCAAACGACAAAAGCGTCATCATGCTCATGGACACTGGGATCATCACAATTCAactg GTGGACCAAAAACATGCTATGAAGATTGTGGAGTAGATCTTTGTACATCAACACAATGTGTTCATGATTGTCACACACGatgtatgaaaaaaacaaaagaaacaaGAATTGTACAATATGAAACTGATTGtagtgatgataataatggtaattGTCATTctaaaaaagatgataattattatcaagcaCCACCaaatataacaacaaatattgatgttaataatattattcataatcaTATGCCAAATGATAGAgatagtgaaaataataataaagaaggaagtaaaaattatacagATTCAAGACCACCAGTAAATTCACCAGGATATCCAGGAACACCTGGTTTTCCAGGTGGTCCAGGATTAACACCAGGTCCACCAGGTTTATCAGGTTTACCAGGTGGATATGGTCTCAATATTATACCACAAATACAATTGGTACCACAATTAACATTTGGTCTTGGACTTGGTCCAATTGGTGGATGTTTAACCAACTTGAATTGGCCTTGTGTTCAACAACCAACTGCTGTTGATTGTTCTCAATGTAACAATCCATTTTATCGACCAAGATGTGAGATATCATGCTGGAATCAAGGAAATTATTCACAAGATTCTGGAAgacgttattaa
- the LOC122858245 gene encoding uncharacterized protein LOC122858245 — protein MAEEIVDTEPYLLPWYSRVFEYLKNRNKIGPAKIELPDCDFFIVGAGRTIRVLRKSSRVNNDEQMKDNFTTALARQSNSSTNNCRCSFRRSLNLTNKERFVATEINRIKTNLNENIDNNIDDSIIITNQPKFENDVSIVKRNSNDLANKNKIIKDLEKYIDVLLEEVLNDTVKFMNDADTTLKRSRTILKSSNDEKCKINESIDSTKSPLDISFAFPADDLQVEEEKLSNQQKPEVDEEEGYVNKAFDGTTSDPDCLNFDLSKPINNHQVNIDCVDSGINSVETVELQLETELTLEQSLMKIIDATFGHETSRNWNDLVVDDTICNKDEPLNDSIKQQTNNLNNNKIIEHDLNEIISNNNTNDSLDLILDDTNIDNKFKNSRLKLNDDLKISSTNKNDTHKKTNPVVVLCEKFTSKLSTGCGSRDSKIIDKSIKNSKIKNEPVEMRDYRASWKGFESPPPKIEKPINDSIVYRKNIKPIIVFIHGFGSSADVFELQIEYFTQLGYCCIAPDMLGHGMSSSPNKSHEYHFDKLLNDLELVLQHYAFSHGQKCILIAHNYGCSFATAIACKYENFIHQLVLISGGGPTILTPPSKEGPGHCCMRATLSPLLMCGLRRDILYSPRGRQHPYCGNETQDQWPSHMPFILDGMIWPDGDYVYHRRISTPTLLIYGLRDNLVSLVQECQMERTMMKAFLEVLPNAGHMPMTECPEMCNHMINCFIDLWNKNKK, from the exons atggctGAAGAAATTGTTGATACAGAACCATATTTATTACCATGGTACTCACGAGTATTTGAGTACttgaaaaatcgaaataaaattgGTCCAGCAAAAATTGAATTACCagattgtgatttttttattgttggagCTGGTAGAACAATTCGTGTATTACGTAAAAGTTCAAGAGTAAACAATGATGAACAAATGAAAGATAATTTTACAACAGCATTGGCTAGACAATCAAATTCATCAACTAATAATTGTCGTTGTTCATTTCGTCggtcattaaatttaacaaataaagaaCGTTTTGTTGCAACTGAAATAAATCGTATCAAGACAAAtcttaatgaaaatattgataataatattgatgatagtaTTATAATAACTAATCAgccaaaatttgaaaatgatgTATCAATTGTTAAACGTAATTCCAATGAtttagcaaataaaaataaaataataaaagatttagaaaaatatattgatgtaTTATTGGAAGAAGTTTTAAATGATActgttaaatttatgaatgatGCTGATACGACACTGAAACGAAGTCgtacaatattaaaatcatcaaatgatgaaaaatgtaaaataaatgaatcaattGATTCAACAAAAAGTCCACTAGATATAAGCTTTGCATTTCCAGCTGATGATTTACaagttgaagaagaaaaattaagcaATCAACAAAAGCCAGAAGTAGATGAAGAAGAAGGCTATGTTAATAAAGCATTTGATGGAACAACAAGTGATCcagattgtttaaattttgatcttagtaaaccaataaataatcatcaagttAATATTGATTGTGTTGATTCTGGAATAAATAGTGTTGAGACTGTTGAATTACAATTAGAAACAGAACTCACATTGGAGCAatcattaatgaaaataattgatgcaACATTTGGTCATGAAACATCAAGAAATTGGAATGATCTAGTCGTTGATGATACAATTTGTAATAAAGATGAACCACTAAATGACAGtattaaacaacaaacaaataatttaaataataataaaattattgaacatgatttaaatgaaataatatcaaataataatacaaatgattcattggatttaattttagatgatacaaatattgataataaatttaaaaattcaaggctaaaattaaatgatgatttaaaaatatcatcaaccAACAAAAATGATACACATAAAAAGACAAATCCAGTTGTTGTATTGTGtgaaaaatttacatcaaaatTAAGTACAGGATGTGGTAGTCGTGatagtaaaataattgataaatcaattaaaaatagtaaaattaaaaatgaaccaGTTGAAATGCGTGATTATCGTGCATCATGGAAAGGTTTTGAATCACCACcaccaaaaattgaaaaaccaataaatgattcaattgtttatcgtaaaaatattaaaccaattattgtatttattcatGGATTTGGATCATCAGCTGATGTATTTGAGTtacaaattgaatattttactcAACTTGGATATTGCTGTATTGCACCAGATATGTTGGGACATGGTATGAGTTCATCACCAAATAAATCACATGAATATCATTTTGATAAGCTACTAAATGATCTTGAATTGGTACTTCAACATTACGCTTTCAGCCATGGACAAAAATGCATCCTAATTGCACATAATTATgg aTGCAGTTTTGCAACAGCAATTgcatgtaaatatgaaaattttattcatcaattagTATTAATATCCGGAGGTGGACCAACAATATTAACTCCACCAAGTAAAGAGGGTCCAGGTCATTGTTGTATGAGGGCAACATTATCACCATTATTAATGTGTGGTTTACGTAGGGATATCCTGTATTCACCAAGAGGTCGTCAACATCCATATTGTGGTAATGAAACACAAGATCAATGGCCCTCTCATATGCCATTTATTTTAGATGGTATGATTTGGCCAGATGGTGATTATGTTTATCATCGACGTATTTCAACACCAACACTACTCATATATGGTCTCAGAGATAATTTGGTATCACTTGTTCAAGAATGCCAAATGGAAagg acaATGATGAAGGCATTTCTTGAGGTGTTACCTAATGCTGGACACATGCCAATGACAGAGTGTCCCGAGATGTGTAATCATATGATTAATTGCTTCATTGATTTgtggaataaaaataaaaaataa
- the LOC122858247 gene encoding arrestin domain-containing protein 2 gives MTRKLSKFLILFDNTNLLYFPGHFLSGRVLVELDDEAYVSGLHFHVIGEGVVRLRSHRAERVYDKENYIDFRMRLLGEPGEGPSLLSPGIHSFPFKLGLPLGLPSTFLGKHGWVQYYCKAALREPGGLTHKNQQVFIVMNPIDLNLEPPILAQPARLEVEQRVGVSCVSGGPVFCRVSLDRGGYVPGETIGISATVSNRSKVTMKSTKASLTETIQYMCRGKVLASETRELASVSRGKIRPGEGEEWLNEQMYVPPLPPTNLRGCHLINVLYHVYFVISPKSLDKEIKLQIPIVLATYPLRQEGAPAGTAPSKRGAHYPSTLPIFRPWLDDKAFQVQE, from the exons ATGACGAGaaaattgagtaaatttttaattctttttgataatacaaatttattgtattttcctggacattttttatcagGACGAGTACTTGTTGAACTCGATGATGAAGCATA tgtatCTGGATTACATTTTCATGTGATTGGTGAAGGTGTTGTTCGTCTACGTAGTCATCGAGCAGAGAGAGtttatgataaagaaaattacatTGATTTTCGTATGCGTCTTCTTGGCGAGCCAg GTGAAGGACCATCACTGCTATCACCAGGTATCCACAGTTTTCCTTTTAAGCTAGGTTTACCACTTGGTCTACCATCAACATTCCTGGGTAAACATGGATGGGTACAGTATTATTGCAAAGCTGCACTTCGTGAACCAGGTGGTCTTACTCACAAAAATCAACAAGTATTTATTGTCATGAATCCCATTGATTTGAATTTAGAACCACCAATTCTTGCT caACCAGCTAGACTTGAAGTTGAACAACGTGTTGGTGTATCATGTGTATCTGGTGGTCCTGTATTTTGTAGAGTTAGCCTAGATCGTGGTGGTTATGTTCCTGGTGAAACAATTGGAATTTCAGCAACAGTTAGCAATCGAagcaaa gtGACAATGAAGTCAACAAAGGCCTCACTTACTGAAACAATACAGTACATGTGTCGTGGTAAAGTACTTGCAAGTGAAACAAGAGAACTAGCAAGTGTATCACGTGGTAAAATACGACCTGGTGAAGGTGAAGAATGGCTTAATGAACAAATGTATGTACCACCACTTCCACCAACTAATTTACGAGGTTGTCATTTGATTAATGTTCTTTATCATGTTtat TTTGTTATAAGCCCAAAAAGTTtggataaagaaataaaattacaaataccaATTGTCTTGGCAACTTATCCATTGAGACAAGAAGGAGCACCAGCTGGTACTGCTCCATCAAAAAGAGGTGCACATTATCCA